TGCAAGTTTTCTCTCTGTTGAGCAAATACGAAATGTGTTGTCAAAGGTACGTTATGAAGTCTGCGCCGATGAGGGCGACGTAGTGTATTATTGTCCAGGGGATGAAATATGCTGTACACCAGGGGATCCAGCGAGCAAATGCTGCCCCGCAGATTATCCACTTTGTAGTTACCCAGAATATTGCTGCGAAGAAGGATACCCAAAGATATGTGGTCCAAATTGTTGCAAGAAAGACAGCTTTTGCTGCAACGAGCAAACCTGCTGTGAAAATGAAGGTGCCTGTTGTGGGACTCAGTGTTGCACAGATGATGCTCCTTGCTGCAAGCAAGATAGAACTTCAGCATGCTGCGACAAAGATACCATGGGCTGTTGCGGTGACGGATATGGATGCGTTTCTCCATGCCCATCCCAGTTTGACGTAACAGGATGCCAATTGTCAAGCCCGTCTCTTGATGATGATCTTTTGGACGCACCATACGCATTACCAGACAACATTTATCGAATACTGCGCCCTGACGAGATTCCTGAGGGAATTATCGCCAAAGACCCAAGTGCCCAGAAAACAGTTCTGTCGCATGTTAACTGCGGAAGTCGACCGAAATACACTTCGCAGTTCATATCAACATCAGCATCCTTAGACGTGGCGAAGTACTACAAAGAAAAAGGCGAGAAGAACGGTTTGACTGGATTGAGAATTTGTAAGTTTGAGATAAATAAGCTGTCCACAAAGTGTCAGATCGTAGACCTTACAGCGGAGGAGAACCGAGACATGTACCTGGGAAACGCAGTGTGCAAAAACTTTGCCATAGCCTCGGCGGAGGTTCTTCTTCGATGCGCTGCGCCAATTCCATGTAAGGTCATTGACCCCCCTCTCAAGCGTGATAGAAAGAAGTTTGTGGATACAAAACGCAAATTTTAGGTGGAATAGTTCGCTGTTTTGGCATAAATTTTAAACCCTTGGTTATTCACATCAGGTAGTGATTCGAGGTCAAAAAATTGCCCAAGTCGATCCAAGTCCATATTGATGCATCTGTAGGCTTCTGACAGTTGGCAGCAATGCTTTTCCACACAGCCCCAAACAATAGTTATGTATAGATTTTGCACTCGAACTCTATTCATACAGCTCTCCCTAGGACGTAGTCGTAAGTCTCCGTAGGTCGTAGTCTTAGGACTTGTTAAAGGggcagtgtcacgccattttaGCCATGATCTATAATTAAGACTAAAAAATATGTTTCAATCAATGGAAACCGAAAATAATGCTATACATAGTTTTCTTACCAAGGGCCATATATTAAAAGCTTCCATATATCAATCGTTTTCTTGCGACAATAAAATCTGCTAGTTTTGGTATCCGTTCTTACAGCCGTCTGATATGTCGCGATTACTTTATAATCAAAGTTAATAGCAAGGTTTGCAAACACTTTAGGATCACAGTCTCACACATGAATCAAAACAAGCATAAGttgctttctttgaaaacaattggAGTTCAATTCAGggaataatttgaaaacaaatttgaaacaatttgaaaacaagtgGAGTTCAATTCAGGGAATAATCGGGCGAGTAAgttcacgtgcgaagtctcagatcaaacgtaagaaaggcaattaaaatctcctattctctatatcaactatacagctatctttgatttgaacagtgcaaaaaagtcTTAAATTAatccaaatgtttttaaaaacaaattttaaaaggtggcgaagtattgccatttttggacattttgcagaggctatagtaaggcaaagtGGTTTTGGGAACTGATCAGCCAACTTAGATGaatgatccgcccgcatgttaatgaaactggagcccgtttctcgaaagtcccgaaggcttttcgggcccgaaaagccattcatacCCCGACCCATTCTGTGAACTCCgacttattctgtgaagctggt
Above is a genomic segment from Acropora muricata isolate sample 2 chromosome 1, ASM3666990v1, whole genome shotgun sequence containing:
- the LOC136919921 gene encoding uncharacterized protein, with product MTSWKTNCVILFVLAAILFSSGEKVAKHNSCKKVLAQNASFLSVEQIRNVLSKVRYEVCADEGDVVYYCPGDEICCTPGDPASKCCPADYPLCSYPEYCCEEGYPKICGPNCCKKDSFCCNEQTCCENEGACCGTQCCTDDAPCCKQDRTSACCDKDTMGCCGDGYGCVSPCPSQFDVTGCQLSSPSLDDDLLDAPYALPDNIYRILRPDEIPEGIIAKDPSAQKTVLSHVNCGSRPKYTSQFISTSASLDVAKYYKEKGEKNGLTGLRICKFEINKLSTKCQIVDLTAEENRDMYLGNAVCKNFAIASAEVLLRCAAPIPCKVIDPPLKRDRKKFVDTKRKF